The Halomonas elongata DSM 2581 DNA segment CATTCCCCGCCGCCAATCTGCCGATCCTGCGTGCGGTGATGCTGCCCACCGAGTACCTGATCAGCGCCGAGGAAGACGACGAGGACGTTTTCCTGGAGCGTCTGGAGCGCGCCATGCGCGAGGATGGCGTGCGCCTGGTACAGCTGCGCGCCAAGACGCTGGATGAAGACGCCTACGTGGCTCGGGCCGAGAAGGCGTTGGCCATGTGCCGGCGTTTCGGGGCGCGCCTGATGCTCAACGGCGAGCCGTCCCTGCTGGAGCGGGTGGAGGCCGACGGCATTCATCTGACCAGCGAACGGCTGATGAGCCTGGAGCGTCGTCCGATCAGCGAGGAGAAGTGGCTCGCGGCGTCGACGCATGATCAAGCGCAACTGACCCAGGCCCATCGGATCGGCTGCGATTTCGTCACGCTCTCGCCGTTGCGTACCACGCCCTCGCATCCCGAGGTGGCGCCGATCGGCTGGCACGATTTCCAGCAGCTCGTCGAGCATGCCGGCATGCCAGTCTTCGCGCTGGGCGGCATGACGCGCCATGACGCCAACCATGCGCGGGCCGTCGGGGCTCAGGGCATCGCCTCGATCCGCGATTTCTGGAAGTGACTGGCTTCGCCGGAGCCGTAAGCTTCAAGCGATGAGCTGTAAGAAAAACCCTCCCGGCGATGCCGCGGAGGGTTTGATGTTTCTGGGGAAGGAGTCAATGAGCATTTTGAGGCCGATTTCAACGCCGTAGCCTCGAGTGCAGGCACTTTTCGTACCGGTCCTAGTCCCGGTAGCGTCGAGTCAGATCACCATAGGCATCGATGCGCCGGTCGCGAAGGAAGGGCCAGATGCGTCGGGTTTCTTCTCCGCGCTCCAGATCCAGGGTGACCAGCAGGCGTTCGGCCTGTTCGCCGCCGTGGGCCAGCAGTTCACCCTGGGGGCCGCAGATGAAGCTACCGCCCCAGAAGTCGATGCCCGGGCCGATGCCGGATAGGTCCGCTTCGTGGCCGACCCGGTTGGCCACGATCACCGGCAGGCCGTTGGCCACGGCGTGACTGCGCTGGATCAGCGTCCAGGCGTCCTTCTGGCGGGCCTTTTCGTCATCGTCATCCGGCGGGTGCCAGCCGATGGCGGTGGGGTAGAGCAGCACTTCGGCGCCGGCCATGGCCATCAGGCGGGCGGCTTCCGGATACCACTGATCCCAGCATACCAGCACGCCGAGCCGTCCCACCGAGGTGTCGATGGGCGCAAAGCCCTGGCCGCGCGCTGCGTCGTGATCCCCGGGCGTGAAATAGAATTTCTCGTAGAAGCCCGGGTCGTCGGGGATGTGCATCTTGCGGTAGTGGCCCACCCGACCGCGCTCGCGGTCATAGACCACGGCGGTGTTGTGGTAGATGCCCGGAGCGCGGCGCTCGAACAGGGACCCCATCAGCACGATGCCGAGTTCCGCCGCCAAGGCCGCCAGGCGTTGCCCGGTGGGACCGTCCAGCGGCTCGGCCAGATCGAACAGCTCGGGATCCTCGTACTGGCAGAAGTAATGGGTGGCGTGCAGCTCCTGGAGTACCACCAGCTCGGCACCGGCCGTGGCGAGTTCGCGGATGCCGGCTTCGCTTTCGGCGAGGCTGCGTGACTTGTCGGGCCAGGCGGCCTGCTGGACGAGGCCGACCTTGAGGGTGCGTGTCATGAGCCTTCTCCTTCGCGGTGGCGACCGAGTGTGCCGCGTGGCAGTTGCATGGTCAGGCAGTGCAGGCTGCCATGTTGGCGGATCATCGTGGAGGCGTCGATGGGCACGATGTCGCGCTCCGGGAACGTCTCGGCGAGTGCCGCCAGGGCGTGCGTATCGGCGGCATCGCCGTAGACCGGTACCAGGACTGCGCCGTTGATGATCAGGAAGTTGGCGTAGGTGGCGGGCAGCCGGTGGCCGTCCTCGGGATCGAAGCAGGGCGCCGGCCAGGGGAGTGCGACCAGTCGGTAGGGCGAGCCGTCCGCCCGACGCAAGGCGCGCAGCTCGGTTTCCATGGCCGTCAGTTCGGGGTAATGGGGGTCGCTGGGATCGTCGCAGCGCACGTAGGCGATGGTAGCGGGGTCGCAGAAGCGCGCCAGGGTGTCCACGTGGCTGTCGGTGTCGTCGCCTTCCAGATGGCCATGGCGCAGCCAGAGCACCCGTTCGATGCCGAGATCCGCGGCCAGGCGTGCCTCGATGTCCCGTCGGCCGAGGCCGGGGTTGCGGTTGTCGTTGAGCAGGCAGGCCTCGGTGGTCAGCAGGGTGCCTTCGCCGTCGGTGTCGATGGCGCCACCTTCCAGGACCAGGTCGTGCGATTGCAGCGGGCAGGCATAGACACCGGCGGCGTGGAGGCGCCGCGTCAGGCTGTCGTCGCGGGCGGCCTCGAACTTGCCACCCCAGCCGGTGAACACGTAGTCCAGCAGCAGCGGCGTGCCATTCTGCTCGACGGCCAGGGGGCCATGGTCACGGGCCCAGGTGTCGTCGGCCTCGGCGATCACCAGGTGCAGACGATCGAGCGAAATGCCGAGCCGGGCGAAGCGCTCGGCAAGCCGGCTACAGGCGTGGGTATCGGGCACGGCGATCACGACCGACTGGTAGCGGGCTATGGCGGCCACCAGGCGTTCGAGGCTCGCTTCGATGCGCTCCAGCAGAGGGGCCCAGTCGCTGTCGGGAGCGGGCCAGGTCAGTTGCACGGCGTCCTGGGGCGCCCATTCGGGCAACAGGCGATTGGCCATGGGGGCAGGCCTCATGAGATGTCGGAATGCGCGAATGTAGGCTGGCGCAACCGATGATGCAAGGATCGCGCAAATGCAGGGGCAGGGCGATGCACCCTGGACCAAAAACCCTTACCATGAGCGCCCGCCGACAAGGAACGCTGATATGCTGGATCGTCTGCCACTACTGATCGGGTTGCGCTATGTCCGCGCCAAGCGGCGCAACCACTTCATCTCCTTCATTTCCCTGACCTCCATGCTGGGCCTGACGCTCGGCGTGGCGGTATTGATCCTCGTGCTTTCCGTGATGAACGGATTCGACCGCGAACTGCGGACCCGGATACTGGGTATGGTGCCCCACACCCAGATCGAGAAGCCCTCGGGCATGACCGACTGGCAGTCGCTCGCCGAACGACTGACGCAGCGCGAGCATGTCATCGGTGCCGCGCCCTACATCGAGCAGCAAGGCATGTTCTCGGTGGGCGGGCGCAATCATGGCGCCATGGTCAACGGCATCGAGCCTGACTGGGAGCGTCGCGTCTCGATCATCGACGAGCACATGTCGCGGGGCAGTCTCGACGATCTGGTGCCAGGGGAGTGGAACGTCGTGCTGGGCTCGATCCTGGCGCGTCAGCTCGGGGTCGGCGTGGGCGACAGCGTGACCCTGCTGGTGCCCGAGGCCTCGATCACGCCGGCCGGCGTCTTCCCTCGGCTCAAGCGCTTCACGGTCAGTGGCATCTTCAGTGTCGGTGCCGATCTGGACGCCAACCTGGCCTATGCCAACATCGAGGACATGCAGACCCTGGCGCGGATGGGCGACGACGTGGGCGGCCTGCGCCTGGAGCTCGACGACCTGTTCAAGGCCGGCAGCGTGACCCAGTCGATCATCGACGATCTCGGCGCGGGGTATCGGGGCCTCGACTGGACCTACACGCGGGGCAATCTGTTCCAGGCGATCCAGATGGAGAAGCGCATGATCGCGCTGCTGCTCACCGTGATCATCGCGGTGGCGGCCTTCAACATCGTCTCCACTTTGGTGATGGTGGTCACCGACAAGCACGCCGATATCGCCATCCTGCGCACCATCGGCGCCACGCCACGCTCGATCATGGGCATCTTCATGGTCCAGGGGCTGGCGATCGGCGTGATCGGCATCCTGATCGGGGTGGGGCTGGGCATCCTGCTGGCCCTGACGGTGTCCGACATCATCGCCTTCGTCGAATCGACCTTCGGCATTCACTTCCTCGACGCCGGAGTCTATTTCATCAGCGAGCTGCCCTCGCAACTGCTGTGGTCCGATGTCGGCAAGATCGTCGTGTCGGCCTTCGTCCTGACTTTCCTGTCGACGCTTTATCCGGCCTGGCGCGCCGCCAGGGTCCAACCCGCGGAGGTGCTGCGCTATGAGTGACACGGCCATGACTCGAGACACGGTGGCAGGCGAGGTGATGCTGGAGTGCCGCGAACTGACACGGGTCTATCGGGAAGGCCCGCGGGATCTCACCGTGCTGGATGCGCTGGAGCTCAGTGTGCGGGCCGGCGAGCGGGTCGCTGTGGTGGGCAGTTCAGGGTCGGGCAAGACGACCCTGCTCAACCTGCTGGGCGGGCTGGATCGGCCCAGCCATGGCGAAGTGCGGGTCGCCGGCGAGGTGCTGCACAGCATGGGCGATGCGGCCCTGGGCCGCTTCCGCAATCGCCATATCGGCTTCGTCTATCAGTTCCACCATCTGCTCGCCGAGTTCACCGCCCTGGAGAACGCCGCCTTGCCGTTGATTGTGCGCGGTCAGCGCAAGAGCGAGGCCGAGGCACGGGCCATGGAGATCCTGGCGCGGGTCGGCATGCGCGAGCGGGCTGCCCACAAGCCCGGCGAACTGTCCGGCGGGGAACGCCAGCGGGTGGCCATCGCCAGGGCCCTGGTGACCGACCCGAGCCTGGTGCTGATGGACGAGCCGACCGGCAATCTCGATCAGTCGACGGCGGCCAGCATTCTGGCGTTGATGGATGAGCTGTCGGAGACGGCGGCGTGCGCCTTCGTCATCGTGACCCATGATCCGGGCCTGGCGGCGCATCAGGATCGTGTCCTGCGTCTGGACGGCGGCCGCCTGACCGACGAAGCCTCCCGCGACTGACCCCGCCCTTCGGGACCGGCCCGTCCGCCGGCCGGTCCTCCCTGCGAAGCTGCCGTCGCCGAGCCGCTCGGCGCTTCCAGCTACGCACCACCTGCCAGCGCCATAGCAGCCGAATGATCAGGCTACCGGCGATGCCGCAGACCACCGCTGCCACCAGAGAACCCAGCGCCAGTGCCGGCAGGATGTCGAGCATCTGTTCGGCGACCCAGCGGGTCGACAGCGACTCGGGTGCCGCCCGCGCGGGACTGTCCAGCAACCAGGCGCCGAGGCGATAGTTGCCATAGAAGATCACGGGAATGGTCAGTGGGTTGGTGATCCACACCAGGCCCACGGAGAGCGGCAGGTTGGCGCGCAGGAGCCAGGCGCCCAGGGCCGCCAGGGCCATCTGGCCGGGAATCGGCAGCAGGGCACAGAAGAGCCCCACGAAGAAGGCATTGGCCACGCTGCGCCGGGACAGCATCCACAAGGTGGGATTGCCGATCAGTTGGCCCAAGAAGCGCAGCGAGCGTTGACGCCTGAGCGTATCGGGATGTGGCAGGTAGCGCTGAAGGAGTCGGCGCGGCATGACGATAGGCTCGCGGCTTCGAAACTGGGGCTATTATCCATATAAGCCGTGTATCTCGCTATGCCGCCCTGTCGGGTGGCGCGATCCGCGCAGGTGTCGTGGGCCGAGCAGGGACGATGAGATGAGACAGGGATGGGCCATGCCCCTGGCACTCGCCACCCTGGCGGGCGTGGCGACGGGGGCGCTGGCCACGACGGCGCTGCTGCAGGGGCTGGGTGTCGCTGCCCTCTGGTGCCTGGTGTGGCGTCGTGGGCGCGAGAGTCTGTTGCTTGCCGTGGTGATGCTCGTCGCCGTGCGGATCCTGCTGATGGCGGGTGGTGAACTGGCTCCCGGCCTGAGCCGGCAGGACGTGCGTCTCGACGCACGAGTGCTCGATGTCTCGCCCCAGGCGGGGATGGCTCGCCTCGATCTGTCGGTCGATGCCTGCCGGCCACTGAGGTCGGGCCTGCCGGGCTGCGATGGCCTTGATCGGGTGCGCCTGAGCGTCTACCAGGGACCCGACATCCAGGTGGGAGAGCGCTGGCGACTGACGGCCCGCCTGCGCCCGCCCGCCGGAGCCGCCAACCCCGGGACCTTCGACTATCGTGGCTGGCTCTGGCGAGAAGGCATCCAGGCCACCGGCTATCTGCGTCAGACGCCGGCTCCGCACCGATTGGCCGAGGCCGGTGTATCGGTGCGCCGACTGGCGCTGGCGCATCTCGACGAGCAAGGTCTGGCGCCACGCCCCTCGCGCTGGCTGGCGGCCCTGACCCTCGGCGCGGAGCGGCGGCTCGAGGCGCAGGACTGGGAGCTGCTCAATGCCAGCGGCACTACCCATCTGGTGGTGATCTCCGGTCTGCATATTGGTCTGGTGGCCGCCTTTGCGTTGGGCGTGGCGCGTCTGCTGGCCCGTTGCCTGATGCCGGGCCGCTGGCGCATGGCGATCTGGCCCTGGTGGTTCGCCGGCATGGTCGCCGCCGGCTATGCGCTCCTGGCGGGGCTGGAAGCGCCGGCCATGCGCGCCCTGGTCATGGCCCTGGTCGGCCTCTGGGTCGCCAGCGGTCGTCACGCACCGGGGGCCTGGCAGGCCTGGTGGCTGGCGTTGGCCCTGATCCTGCTGCTCGATCCCCTGTCCGCCTGGCGCCCGGGATTGTGGCTCTCCTTTCTCGCCGTGGCACTGTTGATCCTGATCTGGCAGGGCAGGTCGAGACCGCGCGGCGTGCGCGGTTGGTGCCTGGCGCTGGTACGTACCCAATGGCTGCTGGCGCCGCTCATGGCGACGGCCGTGTTACTGGCGTTCGGACGGCTCGCGCCGGCCGCCCCGTTGGTCAACCTGGTCGCTGTGCCACTGGTCAGCGCCCTGATGGTACCCCTGGGGCTGGCAGGCTGGTTGCTGGCCTGGGTGCCGCCGCTCTCGATGGCGTGCTGGACCCTGTTCGCCGGCCTGACCCAGGGGCTGGCCACTGTTCTGGAAGCTGCCGTGGCACTGCTGCCGCTCTGGCAACCGCTGCCGGAGCAGCGCTGGCCACTGGTTATCGGCCTGGGCCTGGTCAGTGCGCTCTGGGCCCTGCCGGGGCTGGATCGACGCTGGCGCGTCGCCGGTACGCTGCTGCTGGCGGCCGGCTCCGTGTGGTTGCCGGTGATGGAGCCGATGCGAGGCAGTCTCTGGGCTCGGGTGTATGATGTCGGCCAGGGGCAATTGGTCGAGTTGCGCACCACCCGCTATCGAGCCCTGGTGGATACCGGGCCGCGCTTCGGTTCCGGTTTCATGCCGCTCGAGACCCTGTGGGCACCGGGGCAGGCATTCGACGACGTCATCGTCAGCCATGGCGATCAGGATCATGCCGGAGGCCTGGCGGCCCTGGAGGCCGAGCACGCCGTTGGCCGTTACCTGGCACCGCCGGGCGAGACCCTGACGGTCGCGGCCGATGCCTGTCGAGCGGGGCGCGCCTGGCAACGCGACGGCGTCGAGTTCCGCTTCCTGTGGCCGCCGGCGCGGGTCGGAGGATTGTCCAGCAATGATCGTTCCTGCGTCCTGCTGGTCACCGCCGGTCCTCATCGCCTGTTGATTCCCGGCGATGTCGGCCGCCGGGTGGAGCGCAGCTTCCTGCGGAGCATGGCGGAACCGGTGACGGTGCTGGTGGCGGGGCATCATGGCAGTCATACCAGCTCCGGGCCGTCCCTGGTGCGTCGGCTGACGCCCGGCTCGGTCGTCTTCAGCGCGGCGCGCGATAGCCGCTTCGGTCATCCGGCAGCCGAGGTGGTACGGCGTTTCCGACTGGCCGGTAGCTGCCTGTGGAGTACCGCCCAGGACGGTGCCCTGACGTTGAGGCTGGGTGGGCGCGACGATCCGGGCATCAGCGCCGCGCGGCCGCTGTCCTGGCGGTCCAGCGGTGTCGGCCGGGACTGCCTTGCGTTAGAATCGCCTGCATCGATACCGGGCTTGCCCGTGCCGACATCCACTGAAGCGGAGACACCGTGATCGAACATTCCGGCTGGACCCTCTACAAGCGTCTGCTGGGTTACGTCAGGCCGCACTGGCGGGCCTTCTCCCTGGCCATCGTGGGCTATGTGCTCTATGCCGCATCGAGCACGGCGCTGGCCGAGATGATGAAGCGGCTGATCGACGGCATCCAGGATCCTGACGCCGCCTTTCGGCTCTGGCTGCCCCTGTTCGTGGTAGGCATGTTCGCCTTCCGGGGGCTGGGCACCTTCCTCGGCACCTATTTCATGAGCAATGTGGCGCGCAACCTGGTGCATGCCCTGCGCTGTGATGTCTTCAATCACATGCTGCACCTGCCCGGGCGCTTCTTCGACTCGCATTCCTCGGGGCATCTGATCTCGCGGGTCACCTACCATGTGGAGCAGGTGACCGGTGCGGCCACCAAGGCGATCACCATCCTGCTGCGCGAAGGCCTCTTCGTGATCGGGCTGATCATCTACCTGTTGTGGACAAACTGGATGCTGACGCTGCTGTTTCTCGCCGTGACGCCGATGATCGGCGGCGTGGTCAGTTACGCCAGCAAGCGCTTTCGTAGCATCTCGCGGCGCATCCAGCGCTCCATGGGCGATGTGACCCATGTGGCATCCGAAGCGCTGTCCGGTTACCGGGTGGTACGCACCCACGGCGCCGAGGCCTACGAGAAGGCACGCTTCGCCGAGGCCAGCGAGGTCAACCGTCGCCAGAGCATGAAGGAAGCCCTCACCAAGGCCACCAGCACGCCGGTGATCCAGTTGATGGTGGCTCTGGCTCTGGCATTGCTGGTGTGGCTGGCCATGTCGCCGGCGTTGATGGCGAACATGACGCCCGGCGAGTTTGTGGCCTTCATCACCGCCGCTTCGCTGATGGCCAAGCCGGTACGCCAGCTCACCGAGATCAACGCCACCGTGCAGAAGGGAATCGCCGCGGCCGCCGAGCTGTTCGGCCTGCTCGAGGAGGAACCCGAAGAGGATCTGGGCGATCGAGAACCGGGGCGTCTCGAGGGCCGGGTGCGCTTCGAGGATGTGCATTTCGCCTATGGCGAGGATCAACCCGAGGTGCTCAAGGGCATCGATCTGGAAGTGGCGCCGGGCGAGATGATTGCCATCGTCGGCCGCTCGGGCAGCGGCAAGTCGACCCTGATGAGCCTGCTGCCGCGCTTCTACCATCCCACGGCGGGACGTATCCTGATCGACGATGTGCCCATCGAGACATACCGCCTGGCGCCGTTGCGGCGTTGCATCGCCCTGGTCTCCCAGCAGGTCATGCTGTTCAACGCGAGCATCGCCGACAACATCGCCTATGGAGTGGATCACGCCGATCCGGCCGCCATCGAGGCCGCTGCCCGTGCCGCCCATGCCCACGAGTTCATCGAGAACCTGTCGGAGGGCTATGACACCGTGGTGGGAGAGAATGGCGTCATGCTTTCGGGTGGCCAGCGCCAACGCCTGGCCATCGCCCGGGCCATCTTCAAGGATGCGCCGTTGCTGGTGCTGGACGAGGCCACCTCGGCGCTGGATACCGAATCGGAACGCTACATCCAGGCGGCCCTGGAAGAGGTGTGTCGTGATCGCACCACCTTCGTGATTGCTCATCGCCTGTCGACCATCGAGCGTGCCGATCGCATCCTGGTGATGGAGGCCGGCGAGATCGTCGAGCAGGGCAATCACGCCGAGCTGCTGGCCCGGGACGGCGCCTATGCGGCCCTGCATCGCCTGCAGTTCCGGGAGAGCGAGCCGGCATGACGTCGCTCGCCGAGCGCTGGCTGGAAGCCGCTTACAGTGGCAAGCGCTGGCTCATGGCGCTGCGCCCCCTGGAGGCACTCTATCGCTGTGCGATGCGTCGCCGGGCGGCCGCCTACGCCGACGGAAGAAAAGCCGTCTGGCGCGCGCCGGTGCCGGTGGTCGTGGTGGGTAACATCACCCTCGGCGGGACCGGCAAGTCGCCGCTGGTGGCCTGGCTGGCACGCTATCTCGTCGAGGCGGGGTGGACGCCGGGTATCCTGTCGAGGGGCTATGGCGGCCGCTCCGAACGCTATCCGCTGTATCTCGAGGCGGATACGCCGGTTGCCGAGAGCGGCGACGAGCCGCGCATGCTGGCCGACCAGACTGGCTGCCCCGTGGTGGTTGACCCGGATCGACCGCGAGGCGGTCGCCGCCTGCTGGAGGCGGGTTGCGACATCCTGATCAGCGACGACGGCCTGCAGCATCTGGCATTGGGTCGTGACCTGGAAATCGTCGTGGTCGATGGCCAGCGTGGCCTGGGCAATGAACGTTGCCTGCCGGCCGGGCCATTGCGCGAGCCCACCAAGCGTCTTGCCACGGTGGATGCGGTGATGATCAACGGTCGGCTGCGACGACCGCTACCGGCTGCCGGCCATGCCATGCAGCTGACGCCCGTTGCCTGGCGAGCCCTGGACGACGGCCGTCGAGAGGCGCTTGCGCCACCGCCCTTCGCCGGGCCGGTGCACGCCCTGGCCGGCATCGGGCGGCCGGCGCGCTTTTTCGAGACGCTGGGTGAACTGGGTGTCGAGTTCGAGGCCCACGCCTTCGCCGATCACCATCGGTTCACCGCCGCCGACCTGGCCTTCGACGACGAGCGGCCAGTGGTGATGACCGCCAAGGACGCGGTCAAGTGCCGGGGGTTGGTGAGCGGGGCCTGGAGCCTGGATGTGGAAGCGGTCCCCGAACCGGCGTTCGTCGACTGGCTGACCAGGCGCCTGGCGATGTTATGAAATCCAGTGCCATCCTCTTGATGGCGACACAAAGACGTGCCGCCGCCGGACGACAGGCCGGCGCGAGCCCATCCCACGCAGCCGATTGACCTATCGGCGCCCGCGTGGGAGGGCGACAATCGAAGCGATCGGGATGATCGTCTTGATTGCCAGGTGAATCAACGGCCGACGAAATCGCTCATGGAGGCGACGACATGGACAAGGAACTGCTGGCGATGCTGGTGTGCCCGCTCTGCAAGGGCAAACTGAAGTACGACCGCGAGGCCGACGAACTGCTGTGCCGTTACGACGGCCTGGCGTATCCCGTGCGTGACGGGATACCGGTCATGCTTCCCGATGAGGCCAGGCAGATGGACGTCGACGAGAAACTGCCGGCGTCTCCCGGACACGACGGCGAGACCTGAGGGGGAAGCATGCAGGATTTCATCGTCGTGATCCCGTCGCGTTTCGCCTCCACGCGTCTGCCGGGCAAGCCGCTGCTGGATATTGCCGGAGAGCCGATGGTCGCCCACGTCTGGCGTCGTGCTTGCGCCAGTGCCGCCACCCGGGTGGTGGTGGCCACCGACGACGAGCGTATCCGCACCGCCTTCGATGGCCTGGATGCCGAGGTGGTGATGACCAGGAGCGATCATCCCTCGGGAACCGACCGCCTGGCCGAGGTGGCCGAGCGGCTGGCGTTGCCCGACGACGCCGTGCTGGTCAATGTCCAGGGCGACGAGCCGCTGATTCCGCCGGCCCTGATCGATCAGGTGGCCATGCGGCTGTTCGACGATCCCGGCGCTTCCATCTCCACCCTCGCCGAGTCGATCACCGAGGTCGAAACACTCTTCGATCCCAATGTCGTGAAAGTGGTGCGCGCGGCGTCGGGCAGGGCGCTCTACTTCTCGCGGGCGCCAGTCCCTTGGGATCGAGAGGCCTTCGCCGAGCGGCCCGAGTTGCTGTCGACCGATGCCTGGCTGAGACATATCGGTATCTATGCCTATCGCGCGAGTTTTCTCGCCGAATATCGTGATTGGGCGCCGTCACCCCTGGAACAGCTCGAACAGCTCGAACAGTTGCGCGCCCTGCACCATGGCCATGCCATCCAGGTCGGCCTGGCGCGGGAACCCAATCCGCCCGGCGTGGATACCGCCGCGGATCTCGAGCGGGTTCGCGAGTGGCTGAGCGCCGAGGGAGGAACGTCATGATCCGCGTACTCTTCGTCTGTCTCGGCAATATCTGCCGCTCGCCCACCGCTGAAGGCATGTTTCGCCGTCTGCTCGACGAGTCCGGTCTGGCCGATCGCGTCGAGATCGATTCCTGCGGGGTCGGCCCCTGGCATGTCGGGGAAGCGCCCGATCCGCGGGCGCGCCGGGCGGCAGCGCGGCGTGGCCTGGATATCGACGGGCTGCGTGGACGGCAACTCGAGGCGGCCGATTTCGAACGCTTCGATTATCTGCTGGCCATGGACGAGGACAACCTCGCCGCCCTGCAGGCCCAATGCCCACCGGAGTGCCAGGCGCATATCGGCCTCTTCCTGGCATTCGCCGGCCTGCCCGACACCTCGGTACCCGATCCCTACTTCGGGGGCGAGCAGGGCTTCGAAGACATGATGGATCTGCTGGAGGCCGCGTCCCGGGGCCTGCTGGACAGCGTGCGCGAGCGTCTGGAGGCATCCTCTTGAGCCTCGAGTTGTACCGCGACCATGATCTTTCCCGTCTCAATACGCTCGGCCTGCCGTGTCGTGCCGAGCGCTTCGTTGCGCCATCGTCTGCGGCGCAATTGACCGAGGCCCTGGCGCTGGCCGGGCAGGAACGCCGAGCGCCCTTGTTGCTCGGTGGCGGCAGCAACGTGATCCTGCCGGCTTCCTTGCCGGGTCTGGTCATCCAGCCGGCGATGACGGACTGGCGACTGGAAGAAGCAGACCGGCAGGTGCGGGTTCATGTCGATGCCGGTGTGGTGTGGCACGACCTGGTGATGTCGCTGGCCCGACGCGGCCTGTGGGGCATCGAGAACCTGGCATTGATCCCCGGCCATTGCGGTGCGGCACCGATCCAGAACATCGGTGCCTATGGCGTGGAGCTCCACGAGGTGCTGGAGGCGGTGCGCGTGATATCGCTGGAGGATGGGCGCGAGACGACCATGACGCCCGATGAGTGCGATTTCGGCTATCGCGACAGCATCTTCAAGCGCGAACTGGCCGGGCGGGTGGCGATCACTGGGCTCGTCCTGCGGCTTTCTCGCCATGCAGCGCCGCGCCTGGCATATGGCGACCTGGCGCAGCGTGTCTCGGCGAATCCTTCACCGCAAGAGGTGGCCGAGGCCGTCAGTGCCGTGCGACGCGAGAAGCTGCCGGACCCGGCCCGGCTGGGCAATGCCGGAAGCTTCTTCAAGAATCCCGTCGTATCGCCCGAGCGCGCCGAGGCGTTGCGCGCTGCGTATCCCGGCATGCCGCAGTTCCCC contains these protein-coding regions:
- a CDS encoding Nudix family hydrolase — protein: MVKRRVHVAAAAIISADSREVLLARRPSNVDQGGLWEFPGGKLAPYETGLEALKRELHEELGVEIRRAQPLIRIHHEYADKHVLLDVWQVHDFAGEPFGREGQAVRWVPMEELHSYPFPAANLPILRAVMLPTEYLISAEEDDEDVFLERLERAMREDGVRLVQLRAKTLDEDAYVARAEKALAMCRRFGARLMLNGEPSLLERVEADGIHLTSERLMSLERRPISEEKWLAASTHDQAQLTQAHRIGCDFVTLSPLRTTPSHPEVAPIGWHDFQQLVEHAGMPVFALGGMTRHDANHARAVGAQGIASIRDFWK
- a CDS encoding carbon-nitrogen hydrolase, whose translation is MTRTLKVGLVQQAAWPDKSRSLAESEAGIRELATAGAELVVLQELHATHYFCQYEDPELFDLAEPLDGPTGQRLAALAAELGIVLMGSLFERRAPGIYHNTAVVYDRERGRVGHYRKMHIPDDPGFYEKFYFTPGDHDAARGQGFAPIDTSVGRLGVLVCWDQWYPEAARLMAMAGAEVLLYPTAIGWHPPDDDDEKARQKDAWTLIQRSHAVANGLPVIVANRVGHEADLSGIGPGIDFWGGSFICGPQGELLAHGGEQAERLLVTLDLERGEETRRIWPFLRDRRIDAYGDLTRRYRD
- a CDS encoding agmatine deiminase family protein — its product is MANRLLPEWAPQDAVQLTWPAPDSDWAPLLERIEASLERLVAAIARYQSVVIAVPDTHACSRLAERFARLGISLDRLHLVIAEADDTWARDHGPLAVEQNGTPLLLDYVFTGWGGKFEAARDDSLTRRLHAAGVYACPLQSHDLVLEGGAIDTDGEGTLLTTEACLLNDNRNPGLGRRDIEARLAADLGIERVLWLRHGHLEGDDTDSHVDTLARFCDPATIAYVRCDDPSDPHYPELTAMETELRALRRADGSPYRLVALPWPAPCFDPEDGHRLPATYANFLIINGAVLVPVYGDAADTHALAALAETFPERDIVPIDASTMIRQHGSLHCLTMQLPRGTLGRHREGEGS
- a CDS encoding lipoprotein-releasing ABC transporter permease subunit, which translates into the protein MLDRLPLLIGLRYVRAKRRNHFISFISLTSMLGLTLGVAVLILVLSVMNGFDRELRTRILGMVPHTQIEKPSGMTDWQSLAERLTQREHVIGAAPYIEQQGMFSVGGRNHGAMVNGIEPDWERRVSIIDEHMSRGSLDDLVPGEWNVVLGSILARQLGVGVGDSVTLLVPEASITPAGVFPRLKRFTVSGIFSVGADLDANLAYANIEDMQTLARMGDDVGGLRLELDDLFKAGSVTQSIIDDLGAGYRGLDWTYTRGNLFQAIQMEKRMIALLLTVIIAVAAFNIVSTLVMVVTDKHADIAILRTIGATPRSIMGIFMVQGLAIGVIGILIGVGLGILLALTVSDIIAFVESTFGIHFLDAGVYFISELPSQLLWSDVGKIVVSAFVLTFLSTLYPAWRAARVQPAEVLRYE
- a CDS encoding ABC transporter ATP-binding protein gives rise to the protein MSDTAMTRDTVAGEVMLECRELTRVYREGPRDLTVLDALELSVRAGERVAVVGSSGSGKTTLLNLLGGLDRPSHGEVRVAGEVLHSMGDAALGRFRNRHIGFVYQFHHLLAEFTALENAALPLIVRGQRKSEAEARAMEILARVGMRERAAHKPGELSGGERQRVAIARALVTDPSLVLMDEPTGNLDQSTAASILALMDELSETAACAFVIVTHDPGLAAHQDRVLRLDGGRLTDEASRD
- a CDS encoding DUF2062 domain-containing protein, encoding MPRRLLQRYLPHPDTLRRQRSLRFLGQLIGNPTLWMLSRRSVANAFFVGLFCALLPIPGQMALAALGAWLLRANLPLSVGLVWITNPLTIPVIFYGNYRLGAWLLDSPARAAPESLSTRWVAEQMLDILPALALGSLVAAVVCGIAGSLIIRLLWRWQVVRSWKRRAARRRQLRREDRPADGPVPKGGVSRGRLRRSGGRRPDAGHDPDAPPGPDHGSR
- a CDS encoding DNA internalization-related competence protein ComEC/Rec2, which produces MRQGWAMPLALATLAGVATGALATTALLQGLGVAALWCLVWRRGRESLLLAVVMLVAVRILLMAGGELAPGLSRQDVRLDARVLDVSPQAGMARLDLSVDACRPLRSGLPGCDGLDRVRLSVYQGPDIQVGERWRLTARLRPPAGAANPGTFDYRGWLWREGIQATGYLRQTPAPHRLAEAGVSVRRLALAHLDEQGLAPRPSRWLAALTLGAERRLEAQDWELLNASGTTHLVVISGLHIGLVAAFALGVARLLARCLMPGRWRMAIWPWWFAGMVAAGYALLAGLEAPAMRALVMALVGLWVASGRHAPGAWQAWWLALALILLLDPLSAWRPGLWLSFLAVALLILIWQGRSRPRGVRGWCLALVRTQWLLAPLMATAVLLAFGRLAPAAPLVNLVAVPLVSALMVPLGLAGWLLAWVPPLSMACWTLFAGLTQGLATVLEAAVALLPLWQPLPEQRWPLVIGLGLVSALWALPGLDRRWRVAGTLLLAAGSVWLPVMEPMRGSLWARVYDVGQGQLVELRTTRYRALVDTGPRFGSGFMPLETLWAPGQAFDDVIVSHGDQDHAGGLAALEAEHAVGRYLAPPGETLTVAADACRAGRAWQRDGVEFRFLWPPARVGGLSSNDRSCVLLVTAGPHRLLIPGDVGRRVERSFLRSMAEPVTVLVAGHHGSHTSSGPSLVRRLTPGSVVFSAARDSRFGHPAAEVVRRFRLAGSCLWSTAQDGALTLRLGGRDDPGISAARPLSWRSSGVGRDCLALESPASIPGLPVPTSTEAETP